A section of the Harmonia axyridis chromosome 2, icHarAxyr1.1, whole genome shotgun sequence genome encodes:
- the LOC123673285 gene encoding uncharacterized protein LOC123673285 codes for MSHESFHTKNFIEQATLLIQNGYPRSLVSRIFHTSTPMVTPSSPPDSDGADKKYNKLIYIPGLSQRLIKVMRNSSSIIVSYYNKTVRKLFSQLKDRDPDYRQSGLVYRVNCKDCTGTYIGQTRQYFGTRIKQHQSDCMKQSNTTALAQHAMSEGHQFDFDDAKILTRENNWFKRNFKEMLFIKRHPNSINARSDIGSLNIVYSNLIKEIKL; via the coding sequence ATGTCTCACGAGTCATTccatacaaaaaattttatagagcAAGCAACTTTACTCATTCAGAATGGGTACCCGAGAAGCCTTGTTAGTAGAATTTTTCACACTTCTACTCCTATGGTGACTCCTAGTTCTCCACCTGACTCGGATGGTGCTGATAAAAAGtacaataaacttatttatataCCGGGATTAAGCCAGAGGTTGATAAAAGTTATGAGGAATTCGTCATCAATTATCGTCTCATATTATAATAAGACCGTCAGAAAACTATTTTCCCAACTTAAGGACAGGGATCCGGATTACAGGCAATCGGGTTTGGTTTACAGAGTCAATTGTAAAGATTGTACAGGTACATATATCGGACAAACTAGACAGTATTTTGGTACCAGGATTAAACAACATCAATCAGATTGCATGAAACAATCCAACACAACTGCGCTTGCACAGCATGCCATGTCTGAGGGACATCAGTTTGATTTTGATGACGCGAAAATTCTGACCAGGGAGAACAATTGGTTCAAACGTAATTTCAAAGAGATGCTCTTCATCAAGAGACACCCGAATTCAATCAATGCGCGGTCTGATATAGGTTCACTGAACATCGTATATTCGAACCtgattaaagaaataaaattataa
- the LOC123673284 gene encoding uncharacterized protein LOC123673284, protein MQAVSEWTHCATGIMNMSYLDVEISSGRCLANEVDSQVEKAARISGCLRDTSIRSILTYAAETRSETAETKRKMRTTEMKVLRTIRGITLRDRIRNTDTLRELGVQDVVRWVKERRRFWRDHVDQMGPDRIAKWAKTQKPGNRRPVGRPQKLWMIELTGLRLITRGRRRRT, encoded by the exons ATGCAAGCTGTTAGTGAATGGACACATTGTGCAACAGGTATAATGAATATGAGCTATTTAGATGTAGAAATATCAAGCGGGAGATGTTTGGCCAATGAAGTGGATAGTCAGGTGGAAAAAGCCGCAAGAATATCAGGCTGTTTGCGTGat ACCAGCATAAGATCCATACTCACTTACGCGGCAGAAACGAGATCGGAGACAGCAGAAACCAAGAGAAAAATGAGAACAACTGAAATGAAAGTATTGCGAACTATAAGAGGGATAACGCTGAGAGACCGAATACGCAATACGGATACTCTGCGAGAGTTGGGAGTACAGGATGTTGTAAGATGGGTGAAAGAAAGGCGCCGCTTTTGGAGGGATCACGTAGATCAGATGGGTCCAGATCGAATTGCAAAGTGGGCCAAAACACAGAAACCAGGGAATAGACGACCAGTTGGTAGGCCCCAAAAACTTTGGATGATAGAATTGACAGGACTCCGTCTTATtacaagaggaagaagaagaagaacatga